A segment of the Carya illinoinensis cultivar Pawnee chromosome 1, C.illinoinensisPawnee_v1, whole genome shotgun sequence genome:
gctatgttgtacgccaagttatgctttaattacttatgaatttgattatgcatttatgcttttactgtcatccatgcatcattagcttgtgtgtaagttttttgttaacttactgagatttgtaatcaaatctcattttggtagtcccaactaccattccccccgaatggtagatcttgttacaggatctgaaggagaatcaggagctgatcaactagacacagttgactaagcgacggtgcgacgtcaatgttaatatagtagttaacgcaaattactacttgtatgatggagttgcatctctagtactttttggatcataaccatttttggactagtgttgtgatctgttcaatgggtctttatgtatgaagtatgttttaaacatttgggatattttcaatttggtgcatagtattgctaaagaaaaaaattatccgctgcgaatattgcataatgttagatgcatgttaggaacattgcatcttatatgtcatgaacgagggcaggtaaccttgtgttgcatgtctcgacgcttcaaatatccgtccgatcccaaacggaatttgggggcatcacacatgGGACCcttactatttttgttttttgtttttattcaaaCAACTTGCGATGAATAGAAAGCAGGTGGGAGGAGTAAAACATTTGGTTACGTTGGAGGATTAAAGTCAACAGCTATCACAGgtattatttgataaattattgaatccGAGATCACAGGTATCACCTCAGCATTTGGTTACGTTGGAGCATTTGAAGACCGAGATCGCAGGTGTCACGATAAGATTAAATGATCTTCTACTTCAAATTTCTGAAGTTAGTAATCTTCAactttaaataagtttttaatatattatttataattgctGAGGTGAATATTTATggttatattcattattattctttgataaattctatgtttatttacatagtttagatacaagttttatttattcttttatacttgttataaattattaatgatatgatttatctgaaaatggaaatggagcatccttaaaggatcgccctaaatcaataataacttttgagtatctcatagtttaaatgattgatacttgtaccaaaagctcattatgatttatgcacctgaaattgcataattgaaattgtggaaagaatatatatttgaatgaacgtctcgaatgtgctcctgaagtagcaatatgaaatgcaaacgttcacaatatattctaaatttgtatcaggtctttcagtgactgagcaaaataatgagcttttgataagaatcattaatcacgtcttactagatctacatcattccctgaagtgaatgataatgaatttatatcattctattctctgaagtgaaaagaatgatgcgtttcattcaaagaaactaagagattggacgtgataatgaatatcttttcgaaccagaagctcgtattggaaaagctgtaagctttctctttgagatgatattatacaaattattgaatcaaatattataatgcatcaaaaggtgatatgattcaaaatatttgtatcttttcatggttatcttgataatccaaaatcaattacgataagtcgaatgatttttatatggacgtccataaaagaaccagaagattcttttactataaagtcttaccactagaagtggaaagaaaaatttgccagaagcaaataagatgaaataattcgacgttatcttgattatcatatgtgaactagaagttcagatgataattaaattttggatgcaataagataaaaatgtctcatattctagttgCTAAAAttccagcgaggattgaagtctttgtaggacaattaagaaattcaacaGTCTGAAAGtatgtgagacctattgatacaaaaggtactgcatctcaaaagagaaatgcaTAAATAATTGGCGCTCCTGAAGAGGTCATACCCATAGAACaagtaataaagtccatccaaattttctgtataaaattctcctatataaatctcctgaagagtgcctcctgaagaggtttttcatgaaaatgtcttcccttaaaGAGGGAcaagtacctgaaaataacgagatctcgttacattttatgaataatggataaattatggatagaaataaaatcgttgtcgacaacgtatttccatatgagatggcaattgacattaccagaagtaatgatgaaagtgaatcaagaaccgtcgaagaatacgacgtaaaatattggccaaatttgaaagaaacaattcctgcagaattgattcactagtaaaatatgatgcatcgggacttatagtccaaacacctaaagaggtgatgcttgttaaatgtcagtgggtatttatggaaaggaaataaaaatgtgatatataaatcacgagtcagtttctcaattcctgcagaattgatatcactaagtaaaatgtgataaatatggacttgaagtccaaacacctaaagatgtgatttttgttaaatatcagtggatatttatatacatgatataaaaagtctgaaacttttaatatgaaaatatgatatagaaatcacaagttagtttctcaaagaaacaatattgatatgattttaaagtggttgaaatcatattgagatttttattagcttgaaagttaccgagagtttggatatgcataattaactgcatatttatatggatcattggatcatgatatatatatatatgaaaatccctgaaggatagaaaatgcctgaaacttctaatctgaatacatctagaaatatgtattttatcaagtttcaaagatccttatatgatctaaagcaatccaaacgcaaatagaaacaagctattattgcagtttatatatatgatttaaatgtcattgaggctccagaagagctcatgaaaactacacatatttgaaatataaatctgaaacccttgcggcttcaaggggaagatggatgatattattagttctgaaataccatcttttaaatacaattagtatttcagattcatattatgggtttgataagaagtgtgcattattaaagaagaaataaaagggagcacacagaatatCTACCAGATGATAgatacacaaatatgaatatttgtgaaatattattttattatcttgaagaaaaaattacagaaatttgaggcactttgcctcattcttcaaacgctcttatttttcaagaatctgcatggcatccttatctaaaggggtgggcaatcgaaaaaaagatttaagcaatgattttaaattcttattctcttgttttattgctcctatctttatgttggactctagaagaagtcgctgaagtatagcaatattctcgtggagtttgtcaactccacaagttctagattgcagtcgctgagaaaatgcgacaatggatgatgagtatcgagtaccgagactcacaagctcatagatagcttcattatctgacctatgagtcagatcattatattgcatgacaacacctgtggtagaagcaggaacagctgatgaacgaggtgcagaatacctcatatattgaccttgagaagattgctgagccattgcagagagagattgcaggataagaatgcagaaagagattacagagtaaaaatgcaatatgattacagaaaagtgaagaagatgagatgcgaatgaagatgagttgaatatctcttttatagagaaaattatgatacaacatctctcgtgaagcaagagaaaagaaacgaaatatagcttcatagctctgcgatgcatgacagcacgcctgacagctgcggcgcctgatagctgcggcgcctgacacctacagaagagttgaaaatccgcgatgcttgtctgatctaaaaaggttggccaccgtttttattgaaaaatgaggttagcggtttaatgttgatgaattctccactaactgtgttatttacaagaactccagaagagtacaactccagaagagtagtgatgagcagaaagatccagttgtgattatttttggatcaaatccacagttagttggatgtacagatgcggattatctttcagatccacacaagaagatcattgcaattcatgagaagaaagttaaaattgatgtcaagcattaccaactgcaacatttgagaagattatgcagaacattggaatgcggaggcttgaagacctgttatcatacacttttcaggagaagtaatgtcttgaagacttgtgctgattgtactctttttccttcgctaaggttttatcccactgggttttcctttgcaaggttttaatgaggcaatcctaaaacactcgacggtacacatgaatactatactctttttccttcgccattagttttttcccacagggtttttccttgtcAAGGTTTTAAcaaggcatattctttaaatatggtcatccaaaggggaagttttataaaccatcttgaattgtatgaccacatttaactagccgtcaaacgcatagtgctagtcgtcaaaagcatagttagCTAACCGTCAAATAGATAGTggtagtcgtcaaaagcatagtctcttttgtaaccctatatatatggatatattgatgttatatgatatatagattaataagagaatctcatctctcgctttctctcaatcttttaaaattttctcattttcattAAGTTTATAACAAAAGCTTCCATATTAATGCACGTGCGATCTAGAAgagtttaatattttcataGAAACCCAACAGACTATATACTTTGAGAAGGTCCTCATGATGTGACCTTAAGACTAAAATTTACTCTAAAAAGCTTAATTAACTTCTCCTGTTTTCCTTTTCCTTAACTGCAGTAGTACTTAGCTACTTCTCTAACccattattaaattatatatatatataataatactatatataattataaagtaagCAAACGCcgtatatttgtttaaaaaaaattaatttattattaaaaatttaattttttttcatgtatatttattcaattttttaaaataattacacagtATTTATATACTCAAAactttaaatatcatttctttttcaaatttagaaTAATTCTCAACTGATTTCAGTGACAAAAAGTTTTAAACTCGTATTTTTACGAAGATGTGATAGGAGGGAGACCGCATGAAAATCAAAtcgaaaaaaggaaaaaagaaaaaatggcaaCCCATGCAAGCTCCAGTGCAATTCATTCAAGCCCTCCCCTCAACCCATTCCTGATCCTGATTATCTGACATCTATGATTTAAGGCATCCGCCGTGATGATGACCACTTACCATACTCATCAATATGTGCTCACACATGTGCAGCGAGACGCGTCCATCATGTTTGTTGGATACAACATGTGCGTGCAATGCATCTATACACAATTATGGAGTTTGGTATAAATGCCATGCTATATATTCTTCCTCATTAGTAATCATCCACGAaccttccttccttccttccttctaataattcaaacatatatatgtatctgTTCCCATCACGGGATACCTGGCGCTTGGATCGGCACCTTCCGATCCTAATCCATGCGGGGGCCATGCCTTAAGCCGCACTATATATTCATTTAGAAATTGGAAGCTCCAGTCACTTGCTTAGTTCATAGTTAATTACCTACTTACTTCGTTTTCAAAGTCAGCAAAGATGTGCACTTTGGGCTCCCAACCTCCTTTTATAAACCTTTCTTCACTCTAGTGGGGAACAAATAATTGCAGTTTTGACTCCATagtaaaataatacaattttttcttctatttatagGTGGAAGCAAAGGACTTGATCAAGAATTCCTATCCTCGGTTTTGTTTGCTTCAGAGAAGAGAATACGCTGTAATGAAGAATAGCTCCATGTCGCATCCATTCGATAGTACCCCGAAAACTCTACAGCGTGAAAGAGATCAGGCCGGGGCCAGTGGTTccagagataagggagatgtgAAGTCTTATAATCTAAAGAAGAACAAGGAGGCGGTGTCTAAGAAGCCAGAGAGCAAGCCGCCCCAAGACATTGATGAAAGTGCTGAGGCTTTCATCAAGAAG
Coding sequences within it:
- the LOC122283469 gene encoding uncharacterized protein LOC122283469, encoding MKNSSMSHPFDSTPKTLQRERDQAGASGSRDKGDVKSYNLKKNKEAVSKKPESKPPQDIDESAEAFIKKFRHQLLIQRLESIENYEQMLARGL